TGGATGCAGAGGTTGATGAAAACTTGCGCATCTTTATGTTCATCATCTTCCACCAAATCTTGCAACCGCAAGTCCCGGAGAGAGAGAAGGTAGTCGCAGTTCCATTTCCCTTGCCATCTCCCATTTGAAGTTGATATTTTGATCAGACGGCGTGAACCCCTGCTACTgtttttcttaatttgttgAGAATTGAATAAACAAGTCCAGTACAAAGTGGTCAGGTGAGTGGAGCAAAACTATTGCTTTATGATAGAGactagaaaaagagagaatgaaagggaagaaaggaagaagagaaacaTTACTGCTCAAATAGAAAAACAGACAACAGTTTTAATTATcaagctatatatatgtatgtacgtaTCTACGTATTTATGCTGGTTTGATGTTGGATCTGCAGTTGCAACAGAAACACGCACTCACACAGGAGGAAGATGATTCTGGGATACTTCGCAAGTTCTTAACAGATTGCAGTGAGCGAATTCATATAAAGAAGAAGTATTATTAACACGTAACTGAATCTATAGAGTTTTCAGAATACCAGGGAGATGTCATTTCTTTTTGAAGTAGCTCTGGTTATGGAAAACTGAGATGGGGGGGACTTGAGGGATTTAGCCTTAGCAGCTGGGTGGTGACTGGGACCTGGGTTGATGTTTCTTGCCGATAACAGACGGCAAGCTTCTGccatctctgtctctctctctctctctctcaaaactaGGCGTTTGCTTACAACCTTATCTTCTTATATAATCCAAAATGGGgggttctttctttcttaacaGGCTCCGATGGTTGGCTCTTTGGAAGGATAGAACGGAAGGATATTTTAGGTACATATTTGTGCAACGTAAAGGGTTCATTTGTCTCGCAGTTGAGACAAATCATATCCAcatattatatctatttatttctttatttttatgattgtaACTAGAAACctcataaattttatttgagTGATCAAGAGACGGACCGCGAGCTATTTGTATAGTAGAAATATCACAATAACTTTGATCATCACTTAAAAGGCTCAAAtagatatgaaaaatgataattacagTTATTGAGTACACAAGCGTCACGCAATTCTTTTGAAAACTCCCATGGTCATTTCTAATTCTCCTCATATATTATGAGAATATAAAAGAGTTCATGTTGTTCTTTTGAAAACTCCCATGGTCATTTCTAATTCTCCTCATATATTATGAGAATATAAAAGAGTTCATGTTGATTGTAACTGAAGACATTTCACCAAATCTAATTAAAAAGTTCCAAGTATTTGATTTCCAAAATGGTTTATTAAACCAAACATTGGAAACCATTAGAGTACGTATAAATGGATAAGAAACCAAAAACACTTCCTAGTACTGTACTCCaaaaggtgaaaaactcccTCATTTCACAGCAGAGAAAAGTAGTTAATATATAAGCATCCTTCATTCCTACATCTTTCGAAAA
This sequence is a window from Carya illinoinensis cultivar Pawnee chromosome 9, C.illinoinensisPawnee_v1, whole genome shotgun sequence. Protein-coding genes within it:
- the LOC122276286 gene encoding large ribosomal RNA subunit accumulation protein YCED homolog 2, chloroplastic isoform X2, encoding MAEACRLLSARNINPGPSHHPAAKAKSLKSPPSQFSITRATSKRNDISLKNSSRGSRRLIKISTSNGRWQGKWNCDYLLSLRDLRLQDLVEDDEHKDAQVFINLCIQKHASFGLSVDGRILTSFGRKCSICSSPYCREVIYVKPGNEVDLDSLVQDSIRLTTSVKDTCSELCERSEPTLHCIDRQNVGSTDKRWSRLLELRNSYPNLKK